In Pseudomonas fluorescens, the following are encoded in one genomic region:
- the folE gene encoding GTP cyclohydrolase I FolE: MTLSLPQNYREILIGLGENPDREGLLDTPTRAAKAMQYLCHGYEQSVEEIVNGALFASDNDEMVIVDNIELYSLCEHHILPFIGKAHVAYIPTGKVLGLSKIARLVDMFARRLQIQENLTRQIADAVQQVTGAAGVAVVIEAQHMCMMMRGVEKQNSTMNTSVMLGAFRESSNTRQEFLQLIGRSK; encoded by the coding sequence ATGACGTTATCCCTGCCCCAGAATTACCGAGAGATCCTTATCGGCCTCGGCGAAAACCCCGACCGCGAGGGCTTGCTCGATACGCCGACGCGCGCAGCCAAAGCCATGCAGTACCTTTGCCATGGTTACGAACAAAGTGTCGAAGAGATCGTCAATGGCGCGCTGTTCGCCTCCGACAACGATGAAATGGTGATCGTCGACAACATCGAGCTGTACTCGCTTTGCGAACACCACATCCTGCCCTTCATCGGCAAGGCGCATGTGGCTTATATTCCAACCGGCAAGGTGCTGGGCCTGTCAAAAATCGCGCGGCTGGTGGACATGTTCGCCCGGCGCCTGCAGATCCAGGAAAACCTCACCCGGCAAATCGCCGACGCGGTGCAGCAAGTGACCGGCGCGGCAGGCGTCGCGGTGGTCATCGAGGCACAGCACATGTGCATGATGATGCGCGGCGTCGAGAAACAGAATTCGACCATGAACACCTCGGTGATGCTCGGCGCCTTCCGCGAGTCGAGCAACACCCGCCAGGAGTTCCTGCAATTGATTGGACGGAGCAAGTAG
- the folM gene encoding dihydromonapterin reductase, whose amino-acid sequence MTSSAAPILITGAGQRVGLHCARRLLEDGHRVIFSYRSERPGVQALRDLGATAVFADFSSETGILAFISELKTHTDCLRAIVHNASEWLAETPDTDAAAFTRMFSVHMLAPYLINLHCADLLQRSSPADIVHISDDVTRKGSSKHIGYCASKAGLDSLTLSFAARYAPAIKVNGIAPALLLFNPEDDAAYRAKVLAKSALGIEPGCEVIYQSLRYLLDNPYVTGTTLTVNGGRHIK is encoded by the coding sequence ATGACTTCTTCCGCAGCCCCTATTCTCATTACCGGCGCCGGCCAGCGTGTCGGCCTGCACTGCGCCCGGCGATTGCTGGAAGATGGCCATCGCGTGATTTTCAGCTACCGCAGCGAGCGTCCCGGCGTACAGGCCCTGCGTGATCTGGGGGCCACCGCGGTGTTCGCGGACTTCTCCAGTGAAACCGGGATCCTCGCCTTCATCAGCGAACTGAAAACCCACACCGACTGTTTGCGGGCGATTGTCCACAATGCCTCCGAATGGCTCGCCGAAACGCCGGACACCGATGCAGCAGCATTCACCCGCATGTTCAGCGTGCACATGCTGGCGCCCTATCTGATCAACCTGCATTGCGCCGACCTGCTGCAACGCTCAAGCCCCGCCGACATCGTGCACATCAGCGATGACGTGACCCGCAAGGGTAGCAGCAAACACATCGGCTATTGCGCCAGCAAAGCCGGGCTCGACAGCCTGACCCTGTCCTTCGCCGCCAGGTACGCGCCGGCCATCAAGGTCAACGGGATCGCGCCAGCCCTGCTACTGTTCAACCCTGAAGACGACGCGGCCTACCGCGCCAAGGTGCTGGCCAAATCCGCACTGGGCATCGAGCCCGGCTGCGAAGTGATCTACCAGAGCCTGCGCTATCTGCTCGACAACCCTTATGTCACCGGCACCACCCTGACCGTCAATGGCGGAAGGCACATCAAATAA
- a CDS encoding antibiotic biosynthesis monooxygenase — MSTPPVTLMVARRVANGRYQDLISWLREGEQLATDFPGYLGSGVLAPPPEDDEFQIIFRFADEQTLHAWEHSASRTAWLARGSDLFAHPTEHRVSGIEGWFGAVGQRPPRWKQAVAIWLAFFPVSLLFNFVLGPLMSDMSLLPRVFISTLCLTPLMVYLFIPLSTRLLANWLISAPTRPLPAEPTVQNR, encoded by the coding sequence ATGTCTACCCCTCCCGTCACGCTGATGGTTGCGCGCCGCGTTGCCAATGGACGTTACCAGGACCTGATTTCCTGGCTTCGCGAAGGCGAACAACTGGCCACCGATTTTCCCGGTTATCTCGGTTCCGGTGTGCTCGCTCCACCGCCCGAGGACGACGAATTCCAGATCATTTTCCGCTTCGCCGATGAGCAGACCCTGCACGCCTGGGAGCATTCGGCCTCGCGCACTGCCTGGCTGGCACGCGGCAGCGACCTGTTCGCCCACCCGACCGAACATCGGGTCAGCGGCATCGAGGGTTGGTTCGGTGCCGTCGGTCAACGCCCGCCGCGCTGGAAACAGGCTGTGGCGATCTGGCTGGCGTTCTTTCCGGTCTCACTGCTGTTCAACTTTGTGCTGGGTCCGCTGATGAGTGACATGAGCCTGCTGCCGCGGGTATTCATCAGCACACTGTGCCTGACGCCGCTGATGGTTTACTTGTTCATTCCGTTGTCGACCCGTTTGCTGGCCAATTGGCTTATCAGTGCGCCAACGCGACCGCTGCCCGCAGAACCCACCGTCCAAAATCGCTGA
- a CDS encoding MerR family transcriptional regulator: MPILTDVASGSTQAVALEQEELFPIREVARLTGVNPVTLRAWERRYGLIVPTRTDSGHRLYSMSDIERVRSILGWIERGVAVSRIGKILARTEPLQALSHIIPSNLVEADYAQWQQQVLAAVSSFDDIRLEQVYGQIFSSYSLPVVFQDILIPVWKQLLQRQVQFGGTSEWLFLDGFLRSRVVQRLLLLRDKQPRRVVISALVGQCRELELLVAALFLSSGPVAVRVLNMGQPFEELALTCERIKPLALVLFSNHAPTAELPRRLNRLAMSLECRLLLAGDACDLAQESLAGSSIGCLGNAGEVMSQRLKQFLAGNLDT, from the coding sequence ATGCCCATACTTACAGACGTCGCTTCAGGCTCCACGCAGGCCGTCGCTCTCGAACAGGAAGAACTCTTCCCCATTCGCGAGGTGGCGCGACTGACAGGTGTCAACCCGGTCACGCTTCGAGCCTGGGAACGACGATACGGCCTGATTGTTCCAACACGCACCGATAGCGGGCATCGCCTGTATTCGATGTCCGATATTGAGCGTGTCCGTAGCATTCTCGGCTGGATCGAGCGCGGTGTTGCGGTCAGCAGGATCGGCAAGATCCTGGCCAGGACCGAGCCGCTCCAGGCGCTGTCCCACATCATCCCCAGCAATCTCGTGGAAGCCGATTACGCGCAATGGCAGCAACAGGTTCTTGCTGCGGTCAGTAGTTTTGACGACATTCGGCTGGAGCAGGTCTACGGGCAAATCTTTTCCAGTTACTCCCTGCCGGTGGTGTTCCAGGACATTCTGATCCCTGTCTGGAAGCAGTTGTTGCAACGCCAGGTCCAGTTCGGTGGAACCAGCGAGTGGCTGTTCCTGGATGGTTTTCTGCGTTCCCGGGTGGTGCAGCGTCTGTTGTTGCTGCGCGACAAACAGCCGCGTCGTGTAGTCATCAGTGCCCTGGTAGGCCAGTGCCGGGAGCTGGAACTGCTGGTCGCCGCCCTGTTCCTGAGTTCCGGGCCAGTGGCCGTTCGCGTGCTGAACATGGGCCAGCCGTTCGAGGAACTGGCGCTGACGTGTGAAAGGATCAAGCCGTTGGCGTTGGTGCTGTTTTCCAATCATGCGCCGACTGCCGAGTTGCCACGGCGCTTGAATCGCCTGGCCATGAGTCTGGAGTGTCGATTGTTGTTGGCCGGCGATGCTTGCGACCTGGCACAGGAGAGCCTGGCCGGGTCATCGATCGGTTGCCTGGGCAATGCAGGGGAGGTCATGAGCCAGCGTCTGAAGCAGTTCCTGGCGGGTAATCTGGATACTTGA
- a CDS encoding PAS domain-containing protein encodes MINAQLLQMVINASNDGIVIAEKEGDQDKILIYVNPAFERLTGYSSEEILYQDCRFLQSGDRDQEALPLIRDALNGEGCCREILRNYRKDGTPFWNELSLSTVKNPADGQTYFVGVQKDVTVQVKAQQRVAQLEGQLAELQAELAALKATNGKNKVRN; translated from the coding sequence ATGATTAATGCACAGCTGCTGCAAATGGTAATCAACGCCTCCAACGACGGTATCGTGATTGCCGAAAAGGAAGGCGATCAGGACAAAATCCTCATTTACGTCAACCCCGCGTTCGAACGCCTCACGGGGTACTCCAGCGAAGAAATCCTCTATCAGGATTGCCGCTTCCTGCAGTCGGGGGATCGCGACCAGGAAGCCCTGCCGCTGATTCGCGACGCCTTGAACGGTGAAGGATGCTGCCGGGAAATACTGCGCAACTACCGCAAGGACGGCACACCGTTCTGGAACGAGCTGTCCCTTTCCACGGTGAAAAATCCAGCGGACGGGCAAACCTATTTTGTCGGCGTGCAGAAAGACGTCACCGTGCAGGTCAAGGCGCAACAGCGCGTGGCCCAGTTGGAGGGGCAGTTGGCTGAACTCCAGGCCGAGCTTGCTGCGCTCAAGGCGACGAACGGTAAAAACAAAGTTCGGAATTAA
- a CDS encoding flavodoxin: MKVAIISGSVYGTAEEVARHAASLLKAAGFETWHNPRATLADVQAFGPEAFLAVTSTTGMGELPDNLQPLYSSIREQLPAAWRGLPGAVIGLGDASYGDTFCGGGEQMRELFGELGIREVLPMLRLDASETVTPETDAEPWLADLISALRA, from the coding sequence ATGAAAGTCGCCATCATTTCCGGCTCGGTGTACGGCACGGCCGAAGAAGTTGCCCGCCACGCCGCCAGCCTGTTGAAAGCCGCCGGTTTCGAAACCTGGCACAACCCGCGTGCGACCCTCGCCGATGTCCAGGCGTTTGGCCCCGAAGCCTTTCTGGCGGTGACGTCGACCACCGGCATGGGTGAGCTGCCGGACAACCTGCAACCGCTGTATTCGAGCATTCGTGAGCAATTGCCAGCGGCTTGGCGCGGTTTGCCAGGTGCAGTGATCGGATTGGGCGATGCGAGTTATGGCGATACTTTTTGTGGCGGCGGCGAGCAGATGCGCGAATTGTTCGGTGAACTGGGCATTCGCGAAGTACTGCCGATGTTGCGTCTGGATGCCAGCGAAACCGTGACCCCCGAAACGGACGCCGAGCCTTGGCTGGCGGACCTGATCAGCGCATTGCGCGCCTGA
- a CDS encoding class II aldolase/adducin family protein translates to MTVAPVQSPHSVKDQVSVAEWQTRVDLAACYRLVAQYGWDDLIFTHISAKVPGTEDFLINPFGLMFHEMTASSLVKVDQAGNKLMDSPYEINPAGYTIHSAVHEVRHDVVCVLHTHTASGVAVSAQKQGVLPISQQSLFVHSSLAYHAYEGVALNHEEKVRLQADLGENNFLMLHNHGLLTCGSSIADTFLMMFTFQRACDIQVMAQNGAAELIAIEPQILAGAKAMIAGVTRSAQGMGGALAWPALLRKLDKLDPGYKL, encoded by the coding sequence GTGACTGTCGCTCCCGTCCAATCGCCACACAGTGTCAAAGACCAGGTCAGTGTTGCCGAGTGGCAGACCCGCGTCGACCTGGCGGCCTGTTATCGCCTGGTCGCCCAATATGGCTGGGATGACCTGATCTTCACCCATATCTCCGCCAAGGTGCCCGGCACCGAAGATTTCCTGATCAACCCGTTCGGGTTGATGTTTCACGAAATGACCGCGTCGAGCCTGGTCAAGGTGGATCAGGCCGGTAATAAGCTGATGGACAGTCCTTACGAGATCAATCCGGCGGGTTACACCATCCACAGCGCCGTGCATGAAGTCCGTCACGATGTCGTCTGCGTGCTCCACACTCACACGGCTTCGGGGGTTGCGGTGTCGGCACAGAAGCAGGGCGTTCTGCCGATCAGCCAACAGTCGTTGTTCGTGCATTCCAGCCTGGCCTATCACGCCTACGAAGGCGTGGCGCTCAACCATGAAGAGAAAGTGCGACTGCAGGCCGACCTCGGTGAAAACAATTTCCTGATGTTGCATAACCACGGTCTGCTGACCTGCGGCAGCAGCATCGCCGATACGTTCCTGATGATGTTCACCTTTCAGCGTGCCTGCGACATTCAGGTCATGGCGCAAAACGGTGCCGCTGAACTGATCGCTATCGAACCGCAGATTCTGGCCGGCGCCAAAGCCATGATCGCGGGTGTCACCAGAAGTGCTCAAGGAATGGGCGGAGCGCTGGCCTGGCCGGCGCTGCTGCGTAAACTCGATAAACTGGACCCGGGTTATAAACTCTAA